A section of the Flavobacterium sp. CG_23.5 genome encodes:
- the hisIE gene encoding bifunctional phosphoribosyl-AMP cyclohydrolase/phosphoribosyl-ATP diphosphatase HisIE — protein sequence MNIDFSKNTDGLIPAIIQDSETKTVLMLGFMNAEAYQKTIDTKKVTFYSRTKQRLWTKGEESGNFLNLIDIKNDCDNDTLLIQVKPEGPTCHKGTDTCWAEENKQDYGFISHLENTIKVRRENADSEKSYVASLFKLGINKIAQKVGEEAIEVVIEAKDDNDDLFLSESADLLFHYLILLQAKGFQLNDVVEVLKSRQK from the coding sequence ATGAACATAGATTTCTCAAAAAATACAGATGGATTAATTCCAGCCATAATTCAAGACAGCGAAACCAAAACAGTTTTGATGTTGGGCTTCATGAATGCCGAAGCGTATCAAAAAACGATTGACACTAAAAAAGTTACTTTTTATAGTAGAACGAAACAAAGACTTTGGACAAAAGGAGAGGAAAGTGGGAACTTTTTGAATCTAATTGATATCAAAAATGACTGCGATAATGATACTTTATTAATCCAAGTAAAACCTGAAGGACCTACTTGCCACAAAGGGACAGATACGTGCTGGGCGGAAGAAAACAAACAAGATTATGGTTTTATTTCTCATTTAGAAAACACAATTAAAGTACGCAGAGAAAACGCTGATTCTGAAAAAAGTTACGTAGCTTCCTTATTTAAATTAGGAATTAACAAAATCGCTCAAAAAGTAGGTGAGGAGGCGATAGAAGTGGTTATTGAAGCCAAAGATGATAACGATGATTTGTTTCTGAGTGAAAGCGCTGATTTACTATTTCATTATCTTATTTTATTGCAAGCCAAAGGATTTCAGTTAAATGATGTTGTGGAGGTTCTTAAAAGTCGCCAAAAATAA
- the hisF gene encoding imidazole glycerol phosphate synthase subunit HisF, which yields MLTKRIIPCLDIKNGRTVKGVNFVDLRDAGDPVELAKIYSDEGADELVFLDISATEERRKTLVDLVRKVASTINIPFTVGGGISSVKDVEVLLQNGADKVSINSSAVKNPQLINDLAQKFGSQCVVVAIDAKKIDGQWIVHLVGGKVPTELNLFDWAKEVEQRGAGEILFTSMDNDGTKNGFANEALATLSNLVNIPIIASGGAGNIQHFVDTFQVGKADAALAASVFHFKEIEIKTLKKVLKNNNIEVRL from the coding sequence ATGTTAACAAAAAGAATAATCCCCTGTCTGGATATAAAAAACGGGAGAACCGTAAAAGGTGTTAATTTTGTAGACTTGCGTGATGCAGGAGATCCTGTGGAATTAGCCAAAATATATTCGGATGAAGGTGCTGATGAATTGGTTTTTTTGGATATTTCGGCAACGGAAGAACGACGTAAAACCTTAGTGGATTTGGTTCGTAAAGTGGCATCTACGATTAATATTCCGTTTACTGTTGGTGGTGGAATTTCATCTGTGAAAGATGTGGAAGTTTTATTGCAAAACGGTGCGGATAAAGTTTCTATTAATTCCTCGGCTGTGAAAAATCCTCAATTGATTAATGATTTGGCACAGAAATTTGGAAGCCAATGTGTCGTTGTTGCTATTGATGCCAAGAAAATTGATGGTCAATGGATCGTGCATTTAGTGGGAGGAAAAGTGCCAACCGAATTGAATTTATTTGATTGGGCCAAAGAAGTGGAGCAACGTGGTGCAGGTGAAATCTTATTTACATCAATGGACAATGACGGAACTAAAAATGGTTTTGCTAATGAAGCGTTGGCGACACTTTCAAACTTAGTAAATATTCCTATAATAGCTTCTGGCGGAGCTGGAAATATTCAGCATTTTGTTGATACATTTCAAGTGGGAAAAGCAGATGCAGCCTTAGCCGCAAGTGTCTTTCATTTTAAAGAAATTGAAATCAAAACATTAAAAAAAGTGCTTAAAAATAATAATATCGAAGTTAGGCTTTAA
- the hisA gene encoding 1-(5-phosphoribosyl)-5-[(5-phosphoribosylamino)methylideneamino]imidazole-4-carboxamide isomerase codes for MRIIPAIDIIDGKCVRLSKGDYNTKIIYNENPLEVAKSFEAHGIEYLHLVDLDGAKSSQIVNYKILEQIATQTKLKIDFGGGLKSDADLKIAFESGANQITGGSIAVKNRELFEKWIQEYGSDKIILGADANNEKVAVSGWLEDSNEDLIPFIQDYQNKGIQYVICTDIAKDGMLEGPSFDLYAKILANANGIKLIASGGISTFDELPKLAELGCEGTIIGKAIYEGRISLKQLENYIM; via the coding sequence ATGAGAATAATACCAGCAATAGATATCATCGACGGAAAATGTGTTCGCTTATCAAAAGGCGATTATAATACGAAGATAATTTACAATGAAAACCCGCTTGAAGTGGCGAAATCATTTGAGGCACACGGAATAGAATATTTGCATTTAGTGGATTTAGACGGAGCAAAGTCAAGCCAAATTGTCAATTATAAAATACTCGAACAAATCGCTACTCAAACTAAATTGAAAATAGATTTTGGTGGCGGATTAAAATCGGATGCTGACCTGAAAATCGCTTTTGAAAGTGGCGCTAATCAAATTACCGGAGGTAGTATTGCTGTTAAAAATAGAGAATTATTCGAAAAATGGATTCAAGAATACGGTTCGGATAAAATCATTTTGGGAGCAGATGCTAATAATGAAAAAGTGGCAGTTTCTGGTTGGTTAGAGGATTCTAACGAAGACTTGATTCCGTTTATACAAGACTATCAAAACAAAGGGATTCAGTATGTAATTTGTACAGATATTGCCAAAGACGGCATGCTAGAAGGACCTAGTTTTGATTTATACGCTAAAATTTTGGCAAATGCCAACGGAATAAAATTGATTGCTTCAGGAGGAATTTCTACTTTTGATGAATTGCCAAAATTAGCCGAATTAGGTTGCGAAGGAACGATAATTGGAAAAGCAATTTATGAAGGAAGGATTTCGTTGAAACAATTGGAAAATTACATAATGTAG
- the hisH gene encoding imidazole glycerol phosphate synthase subunit HisH — MKIVIINYGAGNIQSIMFAIERLGFKAALSNDWTEIKAADKVIFPGVGEASSAMKMLIDSGLDVLIPTLKQPVLGICLGMQLMCNKSEEGNTTGLGIFDVDVIKFSPKVKVPQMGWNQIYNLKSPLFIDIKENEYMYLVHSFYAPDCAESIATTNYEVEYASALLKDNFYGTQFHPEKSGDVGEQILGNFLKL; from the coding sequence ATGAAAATAGTAATCATAAATTACGGAGCAGGAAACATTCAGAGCATTATGTTTGCCATTGAAAGATTAGGTTTCAAAGCTGCTTTGAGCAATGATTGGACGGAAATCAAGGCTGCGGATAAAGTAATTTTTCCGGGTGTTGGCGAAGCAAGTTCCGCAATGAAAATGCTTATTGACAGCGGACTTGATGTGTTAATTCCAACCTTAAAACAACCCGTTTTAGGGATCTGTTTGGGCATGCAATTGATGTGCAATAAATCAGAAGAAGGAAATACCACAGGTTTAGGAATTTTTGATGTTGATGTGATCAAATTTTCTCCAAAAGTGAAAGTACCACAGATGGGCTGGAACCAAATTTACAATTTGAAATCGCCATTATTCATTGACATCAAAGAAAATGAATATATGTATTTAGTGCATAGTTTTTATGCGCCAGATTGTGCAGAAAGCATCGCGACAACCAATTATGAAGTCGAATATGCTTCGGCTTTACTAAAGGATAATTTCTACGGAACTCAATTTCACCCTGAAAAAAGTGGTGATGTTGGAGAGCAAATTTTAGGGAATTTCTTGAAGCTATAA
- the hisB gene encoding bifunctional histidinol-phosphatase/imidazoleglycerol-phosphate dehydratase HisB, whose protein sequence is MKKILFIDRDGTMVLEPNDYQLDSFEKLEFYPNAFQYLGKIAKELDFELVMVTNQDGLGTDSHPEINFWPVHNLIMKAFENEGVVFKEVFIDKTFPYQNAPTRKPGTAMLTQYIDNPEYDLENSFVIGDRITDVELAKNLGSKAIFINRDEALGGDEISSKRHELDSVIALQTTDWKVIYEFLKLEERSASIERKTNETDIYINLNLDGTGKSKIETGIAFFDHMLDQIARHGQMDLEILVKGDLEVDEHHTIEDTAIALGEVFAKALGNKLGIERYGFCLPMDDCLAQVAIDFGGRNWLVWETEFKREMVGKMPTEMFFHFFKSFSDGAKANINIKAEGTNEHHKIEAIFKAFAKAIKVAVKRDTEKMILPSTKGML, encoded by the coding sequence ATGAAAAAAATACTTTTTATAGATCGCGACGGAACAATGGTTTTGGAGCCAAATGACTATCAATTAGACAGTTTTGAAAAGCTGGAATTTTATCCAAATGCCTTTCAATATTTGGGTAAAATAGCCAAAGAATTGGATTTCGAATTGGTAATGGTAACAAATCAGGATGGTCTGGGAACTGATTCTCATCCAGAAATTAACTTTTGGCCCGTACATAATTTAATTATGAAAGCTTTTGAAAATGAAGGTGTTGTTTTCAAGGAAGTGTTTATCGACAAAACTTTTCCTTACCAAAATGCACCAACTCGCAAGCCAGGTACAGCTATGTTGACACAATATATTGACAATCCTGAATATGATTTGGAAAATTCATTCGTGATTGGAGACAGAATAACCGATGTAGAATTAGCAAAAAACTTGGGTTCAAAAGCGATATTCATTAATAGAGATGAAGCTTTGGGAGGTGATGAAATATCCTCTAAAAGACACGAATTAGATTCGGTTATTGCTTTACAAACTACTGATTGGAAAGTAATTTATGAGTTTTTGAAATTAGAAGAGCGTTCGGCTTCCATTGAAAGAAAAACGAATGAAACGGATATTTACATTAATTTAAACCTTGACGGAACCGGGAAAAGCAAAATTGAAACCGGAATTGCCTTTTTTGACCACATGTTAGACCAAATCGCACGTCACGGACAAATGGATTTAGAAATCCTTGTAAAAGGAGATTTAGAAGTCGATGAACACCACACTATTGAAGATACAGCAATCGCGTTAGGTGAAGTTTTTGCCAAAGCATTAGGGAATAAATTAGGAATAGAACGTTACGGTTTTTGTTTGCCAATGGACGATTGTTTGGCGCAAGTAGCTATTGATTTTGGAGGCAGAAACTGGCTGGTTTGGGAAACCGAATTCAAACGGGAGATGGTAGGAAAAATGCCAACGGAGATGTTTTTCCACTTTTTTAAATCGTTCTCAGATGGAGCCAAAGCCAACATCAACATTAAAGCAGAAGGAACTAATGAACATCACAAAATTGAAGCGATTTTCAAGGCTTTCGCCAAAGCGATAAAAGTTGCAGTAAAACGCGATACAGAAAAGATGATTTTGCCATCAACAAAAGGAATGCTTTAA
- the hisC gene encoding histidinol-phosphate transaminase: MGNSFDINNLVRENVKTMKPYSSARDEFEDFDTADMIFLDANENPFENGVNRYPDPQQMTVKAVLAKQRNVKTNQILLGNGSDEVLDLLFRAFCEPKTDNVITLPPTYGMYGVLANINAVENKEVLLSEDFQPQIEKIMKAIDENTKMIFLCSPNNPTGNSFSDESVAYLLQNFKGLVVIDEAYIDFSKKDSWINELDEYPNLVITQTLSKAYGLAGIRLGICYASTEVISVLNKIKPPYNVNELTQVRALERLSDPEKIKSEITSIIVQREELLKVLVNVKFVEKVYPTEANFILIKVDNANKRYDELIAKGIVIRNRTTQPLCDNCLRLTVGTELENKKLIEALKAI; encoded by the coding sequence ATGGGAAATAGTTTTGATATAAATAATTTAGTTCGGGAGAATGTAAAAACAATGAAGCCGTATTCATCTGCTCGCGATGAATTTGAGGATTTTGATACTGCGGACATGATTTTTTTGGATGCCAATGAAAATCCGTTTGAGAATGGAGTGAATCGCTATCCAGATCCACAACAAATGACCGTAAAAGCAGTTTTAGCAAAACAAAGAAATGTTAAAACGAATCAAATTTTGCTTGGAAATGGAAGTGATGAAGTATTGGATTTGTTATTCAGAGCTTTTTGTGAACCGAAAACTGATAATGTAATCACTTTACCACCAACCTACGGAATGTACGGTGTTTTGGCGAATATCAATGCCGTTGAAAATAAAGAAGTATTGCTTTCAGAAGATTTTCAACCGCAAATTGAGAAAATAATGAAAGCCATTGATGAAAACACTAAAATGATCTTTTTGTGTTCACCAAACAACCCAACTGGAAATTCATTTTCGGATGAAAGTGTAGCCTATCTTTTGCAAAATTTTAAAGGTTTAGTTGTAATTGACGAAGCCTATATTGACTTTTCTAAAAAGGACAGTTGGATTAATGAACTTGATGAATATCCTAATTTGGTCATTACCCAAACGCTTTCAAAAGCATATGGTTTGGCTGGAATTAGATTGGGAATTTGTTATGCCTCTACGGAAGTAATCTCGGTTTTAAACAAAATAAAACCACCTTACAATGTGAACGAATTGACACAAGTAAGAGCTTTGGAAAGATTGAGTGATCCAGAAAAGATTAAATCTGAAATTACTTCTATTATTGTGCAAAGAGAAGAATTACTTAAAGTATTAGTTAATGTGAAATTTGTTGAAAAAGTATATCCAACAGAAGCTAATTTCATCTTGATTAAAGTAGATAATGCCAATAAAAGATATGACGAATTGATTGCCAAAGGAATTGTAATTCGCAATAGAACAACACAACCTTTATGCGATAATTGTTTGCGTTTGACCGTTGGAACTGAATTGGAAAATAAAAAATTAATAGAAGCTTTAAAAGCGATTTAA
- the hisD gene encoding histidinol dehydrogenase: MNKIYNPKPETWSTILERPTKTVDDIEATVKEIFKEVQKKGDSAVAKYTSLFDGVAVANIEVSKSEIDTAVASISNELKEAIQLAKSNIKKFHTAQKTERVEVETIEGVNCWQEKRPIQKIGLYIPGGTAPLFSTVLMLAVPAEIAGCNEIVLCSPPDKNGNINPAILYAANLCGVTKILKVGGIQAIAGMTFGTETIPKVYKIFGPGNQFVTVAKQLATQFGVAIDMPAGPSELLIVADDTAVPAFVASDLLSQAEHGTDSQVILVSTSKKLIDAVETEIQNQMEVLPRKAIAEKAIANSKLIFVENDKIALELINEYGPEHFIICSEYDDFYSNGIYNAGSVFIGNFTPESAGDYASGTNHTLPTNGYAKNYSGVNLDSFTKAMTFQKISEKGIQNIGKAIEIMAEAEGLQAHKNAVTLRLKAIEDGK, translated from the coding sequence ATGAATAAAATATACAATCCAAAACCTGAAACTTGGTCCACTATTTTAGAAAGGCCAACAAAAACGGTAGATGACATTGAAGCGACAGTAAAAGAAATTTTTAAGGAAGTACAGAAAAAAGGAGATAGCGCTGTTGCAAAATATACTTCGCTTTTTGACGGTGTTGCCGTTGCAAATATTGAAGTATCCAAATCAGAAATTGACACTGCAGTTGCATCTATTTCTAATGAACTTAAAGAAGCTATTCAATTAGCAAAATCTAATATTAAAAAATTTCACACTGCTCAAAAAACAGAAAGAGTGGAAGTAGAAACGATTGAAGGAGTAAATTGTTGGCAAGAAAAAAGACCGATTCAAAAAATAGGTTTATATATTCCTGGAGGAACCGCTCCTTTATTTTCTACGGTATTAATGCTCGCTGTACCGGCAGAAATAGCCGGTTGTAACGAAATTGTATTGTGTTCTCCTCCAGATAAAAACGGAAATATAAATCCGGCGATTTTATACGCTGCGAATTTATGTGGCGTAACTAAAATTCTAAAAGTAGGAGGAATTCAAGCTATTGCAGGGATGACTTTTGGAACGGAAACGATTCCTAAAGTGTATAAAATATTTGGTCCCGGAAATCAATTTGTTACGGTGGCTAAACAGTTAGCAACCCAATTTGGCGTGGCAATCGATATGCCAGCGGGTCCTTCGGAACTATTGATTGTTGCTGATGATACTGCGGTTCCGGCTTTTGTCGCATCTGATTTATTATCACAGGCAGAACACGGAACGGACAGTCAAGTTATTTTAGTTTCCACGTCAAAAAAATTAATTGATGCGGTAGAAACAGAAATCCAAAATCAAATGGAGGTTCTACCTAGAAAAGCTATAGCAGAAAAAGCCATCGCCAATTCTAAATTGATTTTTGTTGAAAACGATAAAATAGCTTTAGAATTAATCAATGAATATGGACCGGAACACTTTATAATTTGTTCTGAATATGATGATTTTTACAGCAATGGAATTTATAATGCAGGGTCTGTTTTTATTGGTAATTTTACTCCGGAAAGTGCGGGAGATTACGCTTCAGGAACCAATCATACTTTACCGACAAATGGGTATGCCAAGAATTATAGTGGCGTAAATCTGGATAGTTTCACTAAAGCGATGACTTTCCAAAAAATATCTGAAAAAGGAATTCAAAATATTGGAAAAGCTATTGAAATTATGGCCGAAGCCGAAGGATTACAAGCGCACAAAAATGCAGTTACATTACGATTAAAAGCGATTGAAGATGGGAAATAG
- the hisG gene encoding ATP phosphoribosyltransferase: protein MSTLKIAIQKSGRLNEDSIQILKDAGISIDNGIDQLKAEASNFPLEVLYLRNSDIPQYLIDGVVDIAIVGDNLLVEKGNNIEVIQKLGFSKCKVSVAVPKAFDYKSVQDLNGMRIATSYPKTVLDFFNSKGVTVDIHQISGSVEIAPNIGLADAIVDIVSSGSTLFKNNLKEVEVIFKSEAVLAVSPKVSPESQKIIDTLKFRIESVLRARKSKYILMNVPNDKIDAVGKILPVLRSLTVLPLAQEGWSSVHSVIDKDTFWDVIDQLKEAGAEGILVCPIEKMVL, encoded by the coding sequence ATGAGTACATTAAAAATTGCCATTCAAAAATCAGGTCGTTTAAACGAAGACAGTATCCAAATTCTAAAAGATGCTGGTATTTCAATCGATAATGGAATCGATCAGTTAAAAGCCGAAGCATCAAATTTTCCGTTGGAGGTTTTATATTTAAGAAATTCAGATATTCCTCAATATCTAATTGATGGAGTTGTAGATATCGCTATAGTAGGCGATAATCTACTAGTTGAAAAAGGAAACAATATTGAAGTAATTCAAAAATTAGGTTTTTCAAAATGTAAAGTATCCGTTGCTGTACCTAAAGCATTTGATTACAAATCGGTTCAAGATTTAAATGGGATGCGTATTGCCACTTCTTACCCTAAAACAGTACTTGATTTTTTTAATTCTAAAGGAGTTACAGTCGATATTCACCAGATATCAGGTTCAGTAGAAATAGCGCCAAACATTGGATTAGCGGATGCTATTGTTGATATTGTATCTAGCGGAAGTACTTTATTTAAGAATAATTTAAAAGAGGTCGAGGTTATTTTCAAAAGTGAAGCTGTTTTAGCGGTTTCTCCTAAAGTAAGTCCCGAGTCTCAAAAAATAATCGATACCTTAAAATTTAGAATTGAATCCGTTTTGAGAGCAAGAAAATCAAAATATATCTTGATGAATGTTCCCAATGACAAAATTGATGCTGTTGGAAAAATTCTTCCTGTATTGAGAAGTTTAACTGTTTTGCCTCTGGCACAAGAAGGTTGGAGTAGCGTACACTCTGTAATCGATAAAGATACTTTCTGGGATGTTATCGATCAATTGAAAGAAGCTGGAGCCGAAGGGATTTTAGTTTGCCCAATTGAAAAAATGGTACTTTAA
- a CDS encoding VIT1/CCC1 transporter family protein, with protein MDLNKLKGQLQTEVDTAFLYDSIAAIQSDDNLTRVLKSLSDIEKGHAQHMLNKVLTYDSNYHMPLPSSRAKLQLKLGKLFGYNSIISSLSSIEKQFAVNAIKNKIESGEKPTGFEHNHLKIIEAVNNNAALNVSGGFLSKFESRHKSVGGNALRAAVLGSNDGLVSNMSLVMGVAGAAVSNNTILLTGIAGLLAGAISMALGEWLSVQSSRELNQRQIDLETEELEASPEEEKKELVLLYQAKGMNIIEAQKLADKAFENPETAIDAIIIEELGIDKVELGGSAWEAAIASFVLFSIGAIIPLYPFMFLDGKNAILLSVGSSVVGLFGIGAAITLLTGKNVMFSGFRQVFFGLTAAAITYGIGSLIGVSLAG; from the coding sequence ATGGATTTAAATAAACTAAAAGGTCAATTACAGACAGAAGTAGATACGGCATTTTTATATGATAGTATTGCTGCCATTCAATCTGACGATAATCTGACAAGAGTATTAAAAAGTTTATCCGATATTGAAAAGGGCCACGCACAACATATGCTGAATAAAGTATTAACATATGATTCCAATTATCATATGCCTTTGCCTTCATCAAGAGCAAAATTGCAACTGAAGTTGGGGAAATTATTTGGATATAATTCCATCATTAGTAGTCTTTCAAGCATAGAAAAACAATTTGCAGTAAATGCAATCAAAAATAAAATTGAAAGTGGAGAAAAGCCAACAGGTTTTGAACACAATCATCTAAAAATTATCGAAGCTGTCAATAATAATGCAGCACTCAATGTCTCAGGTGGTTTTTTATCAAAATTCGAAAGCCGACATAAATCCGTGGGAGGAAATGCATTGCGTGCAGCAGTTTTGGGTTCTAATGATGGTTTGGTTTCTAATATGAGTTTGGTAATGGGAGTTGCTGGAGCCGCAGTTTCTAATAATACGATATTGTTAACTGGAATTGCAGGACTTTTGGCTGGAGCAATTTCTATGGCTTTAGGCGAATGGCTTTCGGTACAAAGTTCAAGAGAATTAAATCAACGCCAAATTGATTTAGAAACAGAAGAACTGGAAGCTTCACCCGAAGAAGAGAAAAAAGAATTGGTTTTGCTGTACCAAGCCAAAGGAATGAATATAATTGAAGCGCAAAAACTAGCGGACAAAGCATTCGAAAATCCTGAAACTGCGATTGATGCTATAATAATTGAAGAATTGGGGATCGATAAAGTAGAATTGGGAGGTTCAGCATGGGAGGCTGCCATTGCATCATTTGTTCTTTTTTCTATTGGAGCCATAATTCCTCTTTATCCCTTTATGTTTTTAGATGGGAAAAACGCAATTTTATTAAGTGTAGGAAGCAGCGTAGTTGGTCTTTTCGGAATAGGAGCCGCAATCACTTTACTAACAGGAAAAAACGTTATGTTTTCAGGATTTAGACAAGTGTTTTTTGGATTAACAGCTGCGGCAATAACATATGGAATTGGTTCTTTAATTGGCGTTTCATTAGCTGGATAA
- a CDS encoding sensor histidine kinase: protein MLIFIVFISIYLLISFTVYEKVNEHINYEINEYSKKIEVVNNNVRLIDKNEWEEREHNEVSVDPVFLEITNSNGQIIEKSENLKSANLYFSRKLLKSKITDIKLSGQLIRQIQFPLYNKTKIGGYLLVAVSLEEATSVLDNLRTILLISFPIVLMLLFFVARLIAGRSIKPINAIINTAEAITRENLKSRIILPNNKDELYTLSVTINRLLDRIENTIEREKQFTSDASHELRTPLAVIKGTLEVLIRKPRSTDEYQQKITFCINEVDRINNLVDQLLLLARFENQKLAVRIEKINLNQIVNEILNRFALKIKNKNINIIKQLEDDYFVESDLYLLSIVLNNLISNALKYSNDNSSITISFNNLESKTFFEISDNGIGISENEIGKVFHSFFRTTNSTNIPEIKGTGLGLSIAKRICDILNISIEISSQERIGTQVKLSVN, encoded by the coding sequence ATGTTAATATTTATAGTCTTTATTTCAATCTATTTATTGATTTCGTTTACCGTTTATGAAAAAGTAAATGAACATATCAATTATGAAATTAATGAGTATAGTAAAAAGATTGAAGTTGTAAATAATAACGTTCGATTAATTGACAAAAATGAATGGGAGGAAAGGGAACATAATGAGGTTTCTGTTGATCCAGTATTTCTAGAAATAACAAATAGTAATGGTCAAATCATTGAAAAATCAGAAAATTTAAAAAGCGCCAATTTATATTTTTCCAGAAAATTACTTAAAAGCAAGATCACGGATATTAAATTGTCAGGACAATTGATTCGCCAAATTCAATTTCCTTTGTACAATAAAACTAAAATAGGCGGTTACTTATTGGTTGCAGTTTCTTTAGAAGAAGCTACATCAGTTTTGGATAATCTAAGAACTATACTTTTAATCTCATTTCCGATAGTTTTAATGCTTTTGTTTTTTGTTGCTCGTTTAATTGCAGGTCGAAGTATAAAACCGATAAATGCAATAATAAATACTGCGGAAGCAATTACAAGAGAGAATTTGAAATCTCGTATCATTCTTCCAAATAACAAGGATGAACTTTATACTTTGTCTGTAACGATTAACCGTTTGTTAGATCGAATTGAAAACACGATTGAAAGAGAAAAACAATTTACATCAGATGCATCTCATGAACTAAGAACACCTCTAGCAGTAATTAAAGGAACATTAGAAGTATTGATTAGAAAACCTAGAAGTACAGATGAATATCAGCAGAAAATTACTTTTTGTATCAATGAGGTGGATCGAATAAATAATTTAGTAGATCAATTATTGCTTTTGGCCCGATTTGAAAATCAAAAATTAGCTGTAAGAATTGAAAAGATTAATCTTAACCAGATTGTAAACGAGATATTAAATCGTTTTGCGCTAAAAATAAAGAATAAAAATATAAATATTATAAAACAATTAGAAGATGATTATTTTGTAGAATCTGATTTATATTTACTTTCTATTGTTTTAAATAATTTGATTTCAAATGCTTTAAAATATTCCAATGATAATAGTTCGATAACTATTTCATTCAATAATCTAGAATCAAAAACTTTTTTTGAAATTTCCGATAACGGTATTGGAATTTCAGAAAATGAAATTGGCAAGGTATTTCATTCCTTTTTTAGAACAACAAATTCGACCAATATTCCAGAAATTAAAGGAACAGGTTTAGGTCTGTCAATCGCAAAAAGGATTTGTGATATTTTAAATATATCTATTGAAATATCAAGCCAAGAAAGAATTGGTACACAAGTAAAATTAAGTGTTAACTAA
- a CDS encoding response regulator transcription factor, whose product MHILIVEDEEGIVQFLKQGLEEEGYKITTTTDGLKGFELIQKEKFDLILLDWMLPQMSGLELCKAIRLKDTVTTIIFLTARDTIQETIEGLKAGANDHIKKPFSFDELIERIKIHFRNQEVQKKLNLGTIEIDVLQHRVLVKGTEVMLTQREYELLLYLVKNKGKVCTRTQIIEDVWDIHFDYDTGVIDVFMNAIRKKLNLKIEEDYIKTVRGVGYIANDIN is encoded by the coding sequence ATGCATATATTAATTGTAGAAGATGAGGAAGGTATCGTACAGTTCCTAAAACAGGGATTGGAAGAGGAAGGTTATAAAATTACCACTACAACGGACGGTTTAAAAGGATTTGAATTAATCCAAAAAGAGAAATTTGATCTGATTTTATTAGATTGGATGCTGCCACAAATGTCTGGATTGGAATTATGCAAAGCAATCCGATTGAAAGATACCGTAACAACGATCATTTTTTTGACCGCAAGGGATACGATTCAGGAAACGATAGAAGGGCTGAAAGCCGGTGCCAATGACCATATAAAAAAACCTTTTAGTTTTGATGAATTGATAGAACGAATTAAAATTCATTTTAGAAATCAAGAAGTGCAAAAAAAACTAAACCTTGGAACAATAGAAATTGATGTTTTACAGCATAGAGTTTTGGTGAAAGGAACCGAAGTTATGTTAACGCAGAGAGAATATGAATTGTTGCTCTATCTGGTTAAAAACAAAGGCAAAGTATGCACGAGAACCCAAATTATTGAAGATGTTTGGGATATTCATTTTGATTATGATACAGGAGTAATCGATGTTTTTATGAATGCTATACGCAAAAAATTAAATTTAAAAATAGAAGAAGACTACATTAAAACAGTTCGTGGAGTAGGCTATATAGCTAATGATATTAATTAG